GGGCGATCACGATGCTGGTGCGGCCGCGTAGCGCCACGTTCAGCCCGGCCTGGATCTGCGCCTCAGTGAACGGGTCGATGCTGGCGGTGGCCTCGTCGAGCAGCAGGATCGAGGGCGACTGAAACAGCACGCGCGCGAGCGCCACCAGCTGGCGCTGGCCCAGCGAGAGCCGCGCGCCGCGCTCGCCCACGTCGGTTTCCAGGCCGCGCGGCAGATCATCAACCCAGCTGCCGTCGCCAAGCGTGCGCGCCACCGCCTCGACCTCGGCCGCACTCGCGCCGGGCCGGCCGTAGCGAATATTGTCGGCCACGGTGCCCGCGAACAGGAACGGCACCTGCGGCACCAGGCCCACCTGGCGGCGGTACTGCGCCAGGTCGAGCGTGCGGATGTCGCGCCCGTCGATCAGCAGGCGCCCGCCCTGAAACTCGTAGAAGCGCAAGATCAGCTTGATCAGGCTCGACTTGCCGGCGCCGGTGTGCCCAACGATCGCGAGTGTCTGGCCCGGCGGGATGGCCAGCGAAAAGTCGGACAAGACCCAGCCTTCAGGCACGGAGAGCGGGAAAGCGGGAGACACAGAGACGAGCGAGTCGCCGTCAGCGTGCCCGGCGTCTCCGTGTCTGCGTGTCTCTGTGTCTCCCTGGCGCTCGTCGTACCGAAACTGCACGTGCTCGAATGCGATCTGGCCTTGCAGCTGGCCCACCGGCTCGTTAGCCGCCTGCACCACCTGCGACTCGGCGTCGATCAGTGCGAACACGCGCTCGCTGGCCGCCAGCCCCTGCTGAAACTGGCTCCAGAACGAGGCGATACTGGTGATCGGGTAAAAGAAGATCGCCAGGCTCTGCACAAACAGGTACCAGTCGCCGATTGACACCGTGCCGCCGAGCACCAGCCGGCCACCCGCATACACCAGCACGGCGGTGCCCAGGCCTGCGAGCGTATTCATCAGTGGGTAGATGCTGCCGAACACCGCCACGCGCATCAGCTGGATGCGGTAGGCCATCTGGTTG
The sequence above is drawn from the Candidatus Kouleothrix ribensis genome and encodes:
- a CDS encoding ABC transporter ATP-binding protein; translation: MGLTGGLQAEAYDRSYSDAALIRRIAAYFRPHAGTVLLVALVVALGSLAATITPLAISRGLDMLSARPTIQTALALAGLVTVLGGLGWLFNFIRQRMAARTVGDVVLALRHDAVRAVMRRDMSFFDTYASGRIVSRVSSDTQDFATVVTLTIDLISQLVLVGVISVVMLAVNWRLALIAIASGPVVVLVALVFRRIARRVMQQSQRAQAEVNAIVQETISGVAVAKGFRQEAAIFADFEATNQMAYRIQLMRVAVFGSIYPLMNTLAGLGTAVLVYAGGRLVLGGTVSIGDWYLFVQSLAIFFYPITSIASFWSQFQQGLAASERVFALIDAESQVVQAANEPVGQLQGQIAFEHVQFRYDERQGDTETRRHGDAGHADGDSLVSVSPAFPLSVPEGWVLSDFSLAIPPGQTLAIVGHTGAGKSSLIKLILRFYEFQGGRLLIDGRDIRTLDLAQYRRQVGLVPQVPFLFAGTVADNIRYGRPGASAAEVEAVARTLGDGSWVDDLPRGLETDVGERGARLSLGQRQLVALARVLFQSPSILLLDEATASIDPFTEAQIQAGLNVALRGRTSIVIAHRLSTVVGADRIIVLRAGQIIEQGTHGQLLAQGGHYAELYGTYFRHQEHNYQPEAAPGPA